In the genome of Flavobacteriaceae bacterium YJPT1-3, the window CAATTTGAGAATCCTGAATACTTCTGGCTACTTCTGTTGCTGCCTATTGCTATTGGCTGGTACATCTGGAAACGCAAACAGCAGACCGCCTCGCTCTCCTTGTCGGCGGTTCAGGGATTTAAGCGCACAACTTCTTGGCTAGCCAGGCTAAAACCATTGCTTTTCGGACTACGATTGATCGCCTTGGGTCTGTTGATCACGGCTTTGGCGCGTCCCAGAAGTGTTGAAGTTTCGACACGAGCAAAAAAAACAGAAGGGATCGATATTGTCATTGCAATTGACGTTTCAGCCAGTATGTTAGCTAAAGACTTACGACCCAATCGGCTGGAATCGCTGAAAAGAGTAGGCGCTGAATTCATTAACGATCGTCCCAATGATCGTATCGGTCTGGTAGAATATGCGGGGGAGAGTTACACCAAGACGCCTATCACCAGTGATAAATCAATTGTACTCAGTGCGTTGAAAAGCATTCGATACAACAATATCATTGAAGGAGGTACGGCGATCGGAATGGGTTTAGCCACGGCGGTCAATCGATTAAAAGATAGTCGCGCTTCAAGCAAGGTGGTCATCTTGATGACAGATGGAGTGAACAACGCCGGATTCATTGATCCCAAGATCGCTAGCGAATTGGCGCAAGAATTCAATATCAAAGTGTATACCATAGGGGTGGGTACGAACGGCATGGCCCTTTCACCCATAGGACTGCGCCCGGATGGTAGTTTTCAATACGGAAATGTACAGGTAGAGATCGACGAAGAGTTGTTGCAGGAAATTGCGTCAGTAACAGGAGGGAAATATTTTAGAGCAACTGACAATCAAAAATTAGCCGAGATCTACGATGAGATCAACAAGTTGGAAAAGACGGAGATCGAGGAATTTAAGTTTACCAATTATGAAGAGTTATTTAGACCGTTCGTCATTTTGGCGGGTCTGTTCATTTTGGTAGAGATTTTGCTACGGCAAACGGTGTTTAAAGGATTTATTTAAAGGAAGTTATACATGTATCTCTTAGAGGAACGCATTTGGTTTTGGGGTTTACTGGCAATACCGGTCATCCTTTTGCTTTTTGGTGCCGCCTTAGTCTGGCAACGAAAAGCCCAACAGCGTTTTGGAGATCAGCGCTTGCTACAGAAACTGAGTCCGAATCGCTCTGTTTTCAAGCAGACGCTTAAAATAATAGTGATTTGCCTGGCCCTGGCCTGTCTGAGCGTTGCTTTAGTCAATCCCAAGATGGGAACCAAGCTGGAGACGGTCAAGCGGGAGGGAGTCGATGTTGTTTTTGCGATTGACGTGTCTAAGAGTATGTTGGCAGAGGACATTGCTCCCAATCGCATCGAAAAAGCTAAGCAACTGGTCACACAAATTATCAATAACCTGGCTGGTGACCGGGTGGGCGTTATTGCCTATGCCGGTAGTGCTTTTCCTCAATTGCCCATCACTACAGATTACAGCAGTGCAAAGCTCTTTCTCAATCAAATGGATACGAATATGCTATCCAGTCAGGGTACAGCGATTCGAGAAGCGATTGAATTGGCGACCACCTATTACAATGACGAAGAGCAGACCAATCGGGTTTTAATCATAATCTCTGACGGAGAAGATCATGCCGGAGATGCCGCCAGCATTGCGGAGGAGGCCAGCGAACAAGGGATACGCATTTTTACTATTGGAGTAGGAACGGAGAAAGGTGGTCCAATTCCATTGAAGCGAAATGGGGTGGTACAATCCTATAAAAAAGATCAGGAAGGAGAAACCGTAATTACCAAGTTGGATCAAGAGACGCTCGAAACGATTGCTAACGAAGCGAATGGACAATATATAGATGGTCAAAGTACCAGTGAGGTCGTAGAAACGGTACAGGATTTGCTAAATAGAATGGACAAAAAAGAGTTTGAAGCCAAGCAGTTCGCCGACTTTAAGGATCAATTTCAGTGGTTTCTGGCAGCAGCTATTCTTCTACTGTTTGTCGATATTTTTTTGCTTGAACGAAAAACGGCTTGGGTTAAACGATTGAACTTATTCAACGAAAAGGAAGAACAAGAATAAAACAAGCTTAGGCTGCCCGGTGCAGCAAACAACACAGTATGAAACACCTATGCTACATAGTTATTTTTCTCTTTAGTGGAGTGGTTATTGCTCAGGATAAGGAGTTAAAGCAGGTACAAGAGGATGCTAAATCTTTGGTTGTAGAAGGAAATGATTTGGCGGAAGCCGAAGCTTTTGTCGATGCTGAAGCGGTGTACCGCAAAGCGATCGCCTATGACCCGGAGAGTGTTCCCGCCAAATACAATATGGGTAGTTTGTATTATAAGAATCAAAAGTTTGAAGAAAGCACCCAGCGTTTGATCCAAGCCGCTGAAGTTGCTCAAACCAAGGAAGAAAAGCATGAAGCTTTCCACAATCTGGGTAATGCGTTTTTTAAGCAGAAGGACTTTAAACAGGCAGTGGAAGCCTATAAAAATGCACTGCGTAATAATCCAACAGACGAAGAAACTCGTTATAATTTAGCGTTGGCCAAGCAGGAAGAAGAGCAGGATGGCGGTGGTGGAGATGATCAGAATGAGGATCAGAATCAAGATCAGAACGACAATCAGGACGGAGACGGAGATCAACAGGAAAGTGATGACGGTGAGGAGCAGGAGACGGATGATGAAGGAGAGGAAAAAGAAGATCCTAATCAAGAGGGAGAAGATGAGAAAGATCAGGGCAAACCTGATGAACAAAAGCATAAAGATGGGGGTAAGGAAGAGCAGAAACAGCAGCCTCCACCACCACAACCCGGTCAGTTGTCTCCTCAGCAGGTGAAAAATCTTCTAGAGGCCATCAACAATCAAGAAGAACAGACTCAAGAAAAAGTAAATGCTCAAAAAGTAAAAGGAGCACAGGTTAAAACAGAAAAAGACTGGTAGAATACCTATAAAATTGAAAGGTTAAACAAGATGAACACCATGAGTTTTAAATATTACGTCTTAGCTGCTTTTTTGTGGATTGCAGGTAGCGTTGCGGCTCAGGTAGAGTTTACCGCCCAAGTGAGTAAAAGTAGTTTAGGCATCAATGAACGACTTCGGGTTGATTTTCAAATGAATCAAAACGGCGATAATTTCAGACCCCCTAATTTTGAAGGCTTTGATGTTGTAGGCGGACCTAATCAGAGTATCAGTAACAGCTACATCAACGGCAAGCGATCGTTCAGTAAGACCTTTTCTTATTTTTTGGCGCCCAAGCAACGCGGCACCCTCACCATTGGTCAGGCGGAGATTCAGATTGATGGTGAAATCTATAAAACGACTCCGGTACAGGTGACCGTAACGGGAGCCGTAGATCAACCTAGAGATCCCAACGATCCGGCGGTGATCGCTGCCGATAACATTCATCTGGTTGCAGAAGTTTCCAAGACAAATCCATACCTTAATGAAGCGCTTACTGTGGTCTATAAGCTCTATGTGGCTCCGGACACCGGAGTCAGCAATTGGCGCGAACTCGACAGTCCGAAATACGCTGATTTTTGGAGCCAGACTATCGATCAGGGTCAGCAACAAAAAGTAATGAATGGCACTTATCAGGGGCGGGAATATCGCTATGTGGTGCTGCGCAAGACCGTTCTGTATCCGCAGAAGTCCGGAAAACTTGAGATTGAACCGCTCGCTTTAGATGTTACGGTTGAGGTGCCTACGAATCGCCGGGATATTTTCGGTACCCGTTTCACGAAAACAGAACATCTGACGGTAGCGGCAAACAAGCGCACTATTAATGTAAAGCCATTGCCAACAGCTGGAAGACCGGAGAATTTTTCGGGAGCGGTAGGTTCCTTCGATTTTGAGGTCAAGACGGACAAGAAAAGTTTGGCGTCTACAGAAGCGTTTAATCTGGAGGTTAAAGTGTCCGGAAACGGGAATCTGAAATTATTTGAATTGCCCAATTTTAACCTGCCCAGTTCGCTGGAAGTTTATGAGCCGGAACATACCGAGCGTGTTCGAACTAATCTCAGCGGCATGACCGGGGTTATTGAAGATCGATATACGGTAGTTCCACAATTCAAAGGGAGCTATCCCATTCCGGCCTTGTCATTCGCTTACTTTGATCTAAAGACCGAATCTTACAAAACCCTTTCTTCTGAAGAAATTGTCATCGAAGTCCTGAGCGGTCCGGAGGAGAATAGCACAGCGGTTGCATCCACACCGGGGGGTACTGCAAAGCAGAAAGTGACCGGAGGGAATCAATTGCTGTACATCAAATCAAGCGCTGATTTTGAGCCTATAGATGAAGCACCATTCTTTAAGACCACCTTGTACTGGGCACTCTTAGGAGCCCCGCTCTTGCTTATTCCGCTGGCCTTACTCATCGGGAAACGCCGCAAAGCCTATTTGGACGATACACACGGTCTACGCATACGCCGTGCCGATAAATTAGCTCGAAAATACTTGAGTGATGCCAAGCGCAATATGGGTGATCAGAAGGCCTTCTATATCGCCATGGAAAAAGCCCTGCACAACTACCTGAAAGCGAAGCTGAATATTCAGACCAGTGAAATGAGTAAAGAAAGGATCAGCCGACTCCTGCAGGAGCGCGACGTCAAAGATTCTGATTCTATCGAGTTTATCAGTTTACTGGAGAGTTGTGAGTTTGCACGCTACACGCCAACCAATCAAGTAGGTATGCAGCAGGACTACGACAAGGCTGTTCGCGTAGTGTCTAATCTGGATAAGCAATTGCGATGAAAAAGAGAGTAGTACTATTCTGCTTCGTTATGCTGGGTTGCCTAATCGTTGAGGCTCAAGATTACGAAACCTATTTCGAACAAGGGAATTAACAGTATGCTGCCCAGGAGTATACAGAGGCGATTAAAAGTTATCAAGCGGCTTTAGAGACTGGTTACGAGGCTTCAGCCTTGTACTACAATCTGGGCAATGCCCATTACAAATTGAACAATGTAGCTCCCAGCATCTACTATTTCGAAAAAGCCCTGCAATTAGCCCCTGGCGACGAAGAGATTCAAAATAATTTGAAATACGCTGAAAACCTAAGGGTCGATGTGGTGGAGCAGCTCCCGGAAAATGCAGTAAAAAAATTCGTCAATCGCATGGTGTCGATTTTCTCTACAAAAGGTTGGGCGGTTACAACCATTCTATTCGTATCGCTCTTTACCTTGTTTTTTCTGCTGTATTATTTTGCGCTGAGTACTCAGAAAAAACGGTTATACTTTACCGCTTTCTGTGTGTGCGCACTGGTGGCTATTCTAGCTTTTGGTTTTTCGAATTACGCTTTCGCGAAAGCAAAATCGGACCGACCAGCTATCATTTACGCTCAGGAAGTCGCGGTGAAGGCAGCACCGCAGCTAAGCAGCGAAAATGCATTTACGCTCCACGCCGGAACCAAGGTTCAGGTACTGGAATCGATTAAAAATTGGAAACGAATTCGTTTGGCCGATGGCAAGCTCGGTTGGATCCCGGAAACTGAGTTAAAAGAATTATAGCGAAACACTTGCTGCCTAAGTTCTTAGATCTGCTGTTCTTCTGTAGGCGCCACATCATAGAGGTCAGTGTCTCGAGCAGTTTTGAGGATGGCCGGAAGAAAGGCCGGAGCGATAGAGGCTACAGGTCTGTATAAGATGGAGTTTTCTTTGTCCTCCTGGTCGATCAATTGAAGACGCTCTCCTGCGGCTCCCAGAAACATAATGATCACACTGAGTATAAACGCTGTTTTCAGCAATCCGAAGCCGGCTCCCAATAACTTATTGATGAGTCCCAGCGCCGCAAAATTGGCCATTTTGGTCAATAGTTTACCGGCTAAGGAAACCACGACGACAATAAGTATAAACGTAATGGCGAAAGCGGCCAGATTTATGGTTTGCTCACTCCAATCGGTGCGTTCCACTAAATAATCAGCAGCGAAATACGAGAAATGGATGGCGCCATAAATACCGGCCAAAAGTCCAATCAAGGAGGCTGCCTCTACAAAGAATCCCTTGCGAAAGCCCTGAAAAAGGCCAAGTAGCAGTAGAATGCCCAACACGATATCCAATGTGCTCATGGCTTAAAACTACTCAATTTTTTATGGATTAAATTTTTTTTTCAAGGAGAGGGTAGGAAAAAATAAAGTTGAGTTGTTCTATAGATGTAGGAACCAATCAACTAGCATTATGAGTAAGAAAGAATACTTAGACATCAAGATTCAGAAATATCTTGAAATGCAAAAAGAGTACTATCATTATGCATTAAGCGCTGACCATGCACGTGTTTCAGCTCCCGTAATTGGATTTAGAGCAAAAACCAACCCCGTCAAAATTGTGTAAAGCAATTACAGAAAGAAAACTTCAATGACAGAAACGTTACCTTTGTAACGTTTTTTTTATGGCTAGAGATGAACTTTTAAAAGAACGATGGATGCTGGTGGTGGAGAAGCTTTCTGCACGCTTTGCGGATGGCGAGCCCCTAGACCTGGATGCCATTATCTACTTGATCGGACTTCAGGAGTACGGGCGCTTTGACCGTCGCTTCCGCAAAGATGATAAGCTTGATCTCATGCACATTGCCATTTGTCGATTACTGGAGCCTTTTGGGTACTACGAGTTTGATTACCAGGATGAGCAGGGCTGGCCGCATTACAAAATCATCGAACCTCTACCGCCATTGAAAGCAGGAGAACAAAGTTTACTCATGAAGGAAGCCGTGGTTCATTATTTTTTAGAAAAAGAACTGATCCAATAACTTCAAAAGCGCCAAGCTCTAGCGCAAGCAATCCCTTTTTCCTAAATTTGCTGATTCCTAAACCCGGGCTATGATAGATACAATCAAGGAGCATATTGCAAAAGCAGAAGCCTTCCAAACCGATCAGCTGGAGGAAGTTGAAGCTTTTCGAATCAAATATTTAGGCAAAAAAGGAATTTTAAATGATTTGTTTGCCTCGTTTAAAGAGGTAGCTCCTGATCAAAAGAAGGATTACGGACAAGCTATTAACGCCCTCAAGCAAACAGCTCAGCAAAAAGTCAACGAACTTAAAGCGGTTCTCGAAAAACAACAGACGACCGCAAGTTACGGTGATCTGACCCGTCCAGGCGAGCCCCTCTCACCGGGATCCAGACATCCAATTAGTCTCGTCAAGAATAGAATCACAGACGTTTTCTCCAGAATTGGATTTAATGTGT includes:
- a CDS encoding CvpA family protein; this encodes MSTLDIVLGILLLLGLFQGFRKGFFVEAASLIGLLAGIYGAIHFSYFAADYLVERTDWSEQTINLAAFAITFILIVVVVSLAGKLLTKMANFAALGLINKLLGAGFGLLKTAFILSVIIMFLGAAGERLQLIDQEDKENSILYRPVASIAPAFLPAILKTARDTDLYDVAPTEEQQI
- a CDS encoding SH3 domain-containing protein; amino-acid sequence: MKSYQAALETGYEASALYYNLGNAHYKLNNVAPSIYYFEKALQLAPGDEEIQNNLKYAENLRVDVVEQLPENAVKKFVNRMVSIFSTKGWAVTTILFVSLFTLFFLLYYFALSTQKKRLYFTAFCVCALVAILAFGFSNYAFAKAKSDRPAIIYAQEVAVKAAPQLSSENAFTLHAGTKVQVLESIKNWKRIRLADGKLGWIPETELKEL
- a CDS encoding BatD family protein; translation: MSFKYYVLAAFLWIAGSVAAQVEFTAQVSKSSLGINERLRVDFQMNQNGDNFRPPNFEGFDVVGGPNQSISNSYINGKRSFSKTFSYFLAPKQRGTLTIGQAEIQIDGEIYKTTPVQVTVTGAVDQPRDPNDPAVIAADNIHLVAEVSKTNPYLNEALTVVYKLYVAPDTGVSNWRELDSPKYADFWSQTIDQGQQQKVMNGTYQGREYRYVVLRKTVLYPQKSGKLEIEPLALDVTVEVPTNRRDIFGTRFTKTEHLTVAANKRTINVKPLPTAGRPENFSGAVGSFDFEVKTDKKSLASTEAFNLEVKVSGNGNLKLFELPNFNLPSSLEVYEPEHTERVRTNLSGMTGVIEDRYTVVPQFKGSYPIPALSFAYFDLKTESYKTLSSEEIVIEVLSGPEENSTAVASTPGGTAKQKVTGGNQLLYIKSSADFEPIDEAPFFKTTLYWALLGAPLLLIPLALLIGKRRKAYLDDTHGLRIRRADKLARKYLSDAKRNMGDQKAFYIAMEKALHNYLKAKLNIQTSEMSKERISRLLQERDVKDSDSIEFISLLESCEFARYTPTNQVGMQQDYDKAVRVVSNLDKQLR
- a CDS encoding tetratricopeptide repeat protein, translated to MKHLCYIVIFLFSGVVIAQDKELKQVQEDAKSLVVEGNDLAEAEAFVDAEAVYRKAIAYDPESVPAKYNMGSLYYKNQKFEESTQRLIQAAEVAQTKEEKHEAFHNLGNAFFKQKDFKQAVEAYKNALRNNPTDEETRYNLALAKQEEEQDGGGGDDQNEDQNQDQNDNQDGDGDQQESDDGEEQETDDEGEEKEDPNQEGEDEKDQGKPDEQKHKDGGKEEQKQQPPPPQPGQLSPQQVKNLLEAINNQEEQTQEKVNAQKVKGAQVKTEKDW
- a CDS encoding VWA domain-containing protein encodes the protein MFDNFQFENPEYFWLLLLLPIAIGWYIWKRKQQTASLSLSAVQGFKRTTSWLARLKPLLFGLRLIALGLLITALARPRSVEVSTRAKKTEGIDIVIAIDVSASMLAKDLRPNRLESLKRVGAEFINDRPNDRIGLVEYAGESYTKTPITSDKSIVLSALKSIRYNNIIEGGTAIGMGLATAVNRLKDSRASSKVVILMTDGVNNAGFIDPKIASELAQEFNIKVYTIGVGTNGMALSPIGLRPDGSFQYGNVQVEIDEELLQEIASVTGGKYFRATDNQKLAEIYDEINKLEKTEIEEFKFTNYEELFRPFVILAGLFILVEILLRQTVFKGFI
- a CDS encoding VWA domain-containing protein produces the protein MYLLEERIWFWGLLAIPVILLLFGAALVWQRKAQQRFGDQRLLQKLSPNRSVFKQTLKIIVICLALACLSVALVNPKMGTKLETVKREGVDVVFAIDVSKSMLAEDIAPNRIEKAKQLVTQIINNLAGDRVGVIAYAGSAFPQLPITTDYSSAKLFLNQMDTNMLSSQGTAIREAIELATTYYNDEEQTNRVLIIISDGEDHAGDAASIAEEASEQGIRIFTIGVGTEKGGPIPLKRNGVVQSYKKDQEGETVITKLDQETLETIANEANGQYIDGQSTSEVVETVQDLLNRMDKKEFEAKQFADFKDQFQWFLAAAILLLFVDIFLLERKTAWVKRLNLFNEKEEQE